A genome region from Eurosta solidaginis isolate ZX-2024a chromosome 2, ASM4086904v1, whole genome shotgun sequence includes the following:
- the Cyt-b5-r gene encoding cytochrome b5-related protein, with protein MVIETWKKSGIATKYPSYRNFKLITTKGWQLGKRVDDEAEGLWRIHDGIYDFTDFISNHPGGEFWLEESKGMDITEAFESHHITLGPHKLLQKFKVRDAKNPRIYTLTMHDDGFYKTLRERVREKLNSLDNTPKRKSDLIHISLLATIYIFAILSVRLNSLICLGLASTALCWTTVIAHNYFHRRDNWRMYTFNLSLMNFCAWRISHVFSHHSYPNSYLDLELSMFEPLVCWIPNPHIKSKLKRYLSIAMEPISYCITFPSQIATRLVYSLLYDNIMYWHDLLALSIPLSIFLFSDVSLFLSVRQWIFMTIIASFAFSVIAFNAAHHDPEIYHEGDANREDCDWGLFQVDTIIDRGDLKGSQFLVLTHFGEHILHHLFPTLDHGILPQLYPILYETLDQFKGKMRECNHLQHIFGQHKQLLRTEPNTKSPGSDL; from the exons ATGGTGATAGAAACGTGGAAGAAATCTGGCATTGCCACGAAATATCCAAGTTACCGGAATTTTAAGTTAATTACAACCAAAGG CTGGCAACTAGGCAAACGAGTAGACGATGAAGCTGAGGGCCTTTGGCGAATTCACGATGGAATATATGATTTCACGGATTTCATTAGCAATCATCCGGGTGGAGAATTTTGGCTGGAGGAATCAAAG GGCATGGATATCACTGAAGCATTTGAATCACATCATATAACCCTGGGCCCacataaattattgcaaaaattcaAAGTACGCGATGCAAAGAATCCACGTATTTATACTCTCACAATGCACGACGATGGTTTTTATAAGACCCTGCGTGAACGAGTACGCGAAAAGTTAAATTCTCTTGACAATACACCAAAACGGAAGAGTGAT TTAATACATATCTCTTTATTGGCTACCATTTATATTTTTGCTATACTCAGCGTACGCTTGAATAGTCTTATCTGTTTAGGTTTGGCTAGTACTGCGCTCTGTTGGACTACCGTTATTGCGCATAATTACTTCCATCGACGTGATAATTGGCGTATGTACACATTCAATTTAAGTTTGATGAACTTTTGCGCATGGCGTATTTCTCATGTTTTCTCTCATCATTCCTATCCGAATTCCTATTTGGACTTGGAGTTGTCTATGTTTGAGCCGCTAGTTTGCTGGATACCAAATCCACATATTAAAAGCAAGCTTAAGCGTTATTTATCTATAGCTATGGAGCCTATATCTTATTGTATTACATTTCCATCGCAAATTGCAACAAG GCTTGTCTACTCGCTGCTTTATGACAACATCATGTACTGGCACGATTTATTGGCACTTAGCATTCCACTCTCCATTTTCCTCTTCTCGGATGTCTCACTATTTTTATCGGTGCGGCAATGGATATTTATGACGATAATAGCCAGTTTCGCTTTCAGTGTTATTGCCTTTAATGCAGCTCATCACGATCCCGAAATTTATCATGAGGGTGATGCTAATCGTGAAGACTGTGACTGGGGTCTCTTCCAAGTTGATACGATTATTGATCGTGGCGATCTAAAAGGCTCACAATTTTTGGTGCTCACTCACTTTGGTGAGCATATTTTGCATCATTTATTTCCCACTTTAGATCATGGTATTCTGCCACAATTATATCCAATTCTATACGAGACTTTGGATCAATTCAAGGGTAAAATGCGCGAATGCAACCATCTGCAACATATTTTTGGTCAGCATAAGCAATTATTGCGCACCGAACCGAATACAAAGTCACCAGGTTCAGATCTTTAA